In Mycobacterium sp. 050128, one genomic interval encodes:
- a CDS encoding TetR/AcrR family transcriptional regulator, whose protein sequence is MGTAEQPVSDEALRVVHYSPPRTRVLDAALDLFAQHGVSGTSLQMIADAVGITKAAVYHQFRTKDQIVIAVTERELGRLLPALEAAEAHGNGPQARDALLESVVEMAVRDRRLVRTLQFDPVVVRLLAEHKPFQRFMDRLYDGLLSDAGLDGRIEAAMFSGAISTAVMHPLLADIDDDTLLERLTVMIRRLLGLHREATE, encoded by the coding sequence GTGGGTACAGCGGAGCAGCCGGTCAGCGATGAAGCGCTGAGAGTTGTTCACTACAGCCCTCCCAGAACGCGGGTGCTCGATGCGGCGCTCGACCTGTTCGCCCAGCACGGCGTCAGCGGTACGTCGCTGCAGATGATCGCCGACGCGGTTGGGATCACCAAAGCTGCTGTGTACCACCAATTCCGGACCAAGGATCAGATCGTGATCGCGGTTACCGAGCGCGAGCTCGGACGGCTGCTTCCCGCGCTGGAGGCAGCCGAGGCGCACGGCAACGGACCGCAAGCGCGGGATGCGCTGCTGGAGAGCGTCGTTGAAATGGCGGTCCGCGACCGCCGGCTGGTGCGCACGCTGCAGTTCGATCCCGTCGTGGTGCGGCTGCTGGCCGAACACAAGCCGTTTCAACGCTTTATGGACCGGTTGTACGACGGACTGCTAAGCGATGCCGGCCTCGACGGTCGGATCGAGGCGGCCATGTTCTCCGGCGCGATCAGCACGGCGGTCATGCACCCGCTGCTGGCCGACATCGACGACGACACATTGCTCGAACGGCTTACCGTCATGATCAGGCGGCTTCTCGGGCTGCATCGAGAGGCCACCGAGTAG
- a CDS encoding cytochrome c oxidase subunit 3 family protein, translating to MTDLKTDLADKDQRPRFVPGQPDMWAFVLFETLVFTGYFGFYLFSRARNAELFIHAQAHLDLRIGVFNTLVLLLSSWSVARCVQSSRAGEYRAALRDVFITAAVAAVFLFFKVFEWVRLVNSGNGLDSNDFFTYYFFLTGIHFVHLLIGFVVLGVIVYQLRSAATRPRESQEVVETCATYWHTVDFLWVLIFALLYVVR from the coding sequence ATGACCGATCTCAAGACCGACCTCGCCGACAAGGACCAGCGCCCCAGGTTCGTGCCCGGTCAGCCCGACATGTGGGCCTTCGTGTTGTTCGAGACCTTGGTTTTCACAGGGTATTTCGGCTTCTACCTGTTCTCCCGCGCCCGTAACGCCGAGCTTTTCATACACGCACAGGCGCACCTGGACCTGCGCATCGGAGTTTTCAACACTCTAGTCTTGCTGTTGAGTTCGTGGTCGGTAGCGCGGTGTGTTCAGTCGTCGCGCGCCGGCGAGTACCGGGCGGCGCTGCGAGATGTGTTCATCACGGCCGCAGTCGCCGCGGTGTTCCTCTTCTTCAAGGTGTTCGAGTGGGTCAGGCTGGTCAACAGCGGAAACGGGTTGGACAGCAACGACTTCTTCACCTACTACTTCTTCCTCACCGGCATTCACTTCGTCCATCTGCTGATCGGCTTCGTTGTCCTGGGCGTCATCGTTTACCAACTCCGAAGTGCGGCAACAAGACCGCGGGAATCCCAGGAAGTCGTGGAAACGTGCGCAACTTACTGGCACACCGTCGACTTCCTGTGGGTGCTCATCTTCGCCCTGCTGTACGTGGTGAGGTGA
- a CDS encoding cytochrome C oxidase subunit IV family protein gives MSVKFNKRLLIVWVILALLTLGYLWIDHSAEGQAGSLKPSAVVTASVIVIALIKVRIIFREFMEVRSAPVLLCRLTDAWIVLMAVAMLSCYFVGMRLA, from the coding sequence GTGAGTGTGAAATTCAACAAGCGGCTGCTGATCGTGTGGGTGATCCTGGCGTTGCTCACGCTCGGCTACCTGTGGATAGACCATTCGGCAGAGGGTCAGGCCGGGTCGCTGAAGCCCAGCGCAGTGGTGACAGCGAGCGTTATCGTGATCGCTCTCATCAAGGTGCGCATCATCTTTCGCGAATTCATGGAGGTGCGAAGCGCACCGGTCCTGCTCTGCCGGCTGACCGACGCCTGGATAGTGCTGATGGCCGTCGCGATGCTCAGCTGCTATTTCGTCGGGATGCGGCTCGCGTAG
- a CDS encoding cytochrome P450, with product MSNYESIDFFTDQSLVPDPHPYFDYLRSENPVLRLPHHGVVAVTGYAEATEIYKDPETFSNIVALGGPFPPLPFTPEGGDISALVDEHRSYFPMNEHMVTMDPPDHTKARSVLAKLLTPSRLKQNEEFMWRLADRQLDEFLHNGECEFIAEYSKPFATLVIADLLGVPEDDHKEFRVALGADRPEARVGALDHESVGINPLEWLDDKFCNYIEDRRREPRSDVLTFLAEAKYPDGSTPEVIEVVRSATFLFAAGQETTAKLLSAALQALGDRPEIQQQIREDRSLIPAFIEESLRMESPVKSDSRLALRDTNIGGVDIPAGTVVMILPGAANRDPRRFENPHEFDLRRKNVREHMAFARGVHSCPGGPLARVEGRVSIERILDRMPHIEINEAHHGPAAERRYSYEPTYILRGLSELHLSFTTAEAAHPWPEPLLRAYYASRIPTK from the coding sequence ATGAGCAACTACGAGTCGATCGACTTCTTCACCGATCAGTCTCTGGTCCCGGATCCGCACCCCTACTTCGACTACCTGCGCAGCGAAAACCCCGTGCTGCGGTTGCCGCACCATGGGGTCGTCGCGGTCACCGGCTACGCGGAAGCCACGGAGATCTACAAGGACCCGGAAACGTTCTCCAACATCGTCGCGCTCGGCGGACCGTTCCCACCGCTGCCCTTTACTCCCGAGGGCGGCGACATCAGTGCCCTGGTCGACGAGCACCGCAGCTACTTTCCGATGAACGAGCACATGGTCACGATGGACCCACCGGACCACACCAAGGCCCGCTCGGTGCTGGCCAAGCTGTTGACGCCGAGCCGGCTGAAGCAGAACGAGGAGTTCATGTGGCGCCTCGCCGATCGTCAGCTCGACGAGTTCCTGCACAACGGCGAATGCGAATTCATCGCCGAATACTCCAAGCCGTTCGCCACGCTGGTGATCGCCGACCTGCTCGGCGTGCCTGAAGACGACCACAAGGAATTCCGCGTTGCCTTGGGCGCCGACCGGCCCGAGGCACGGGTGGGCGCCCTGGATCACGAGTCGGTCGGGATCAACCCCCTCGAGTGGCTCGACGACAAGTTCTGCAACTACATCGAGGATCGGCGGCGTGAACCGCGCAGCGACGTGCTGACCTTCCTGGCCGAGGCGAAGTATCCGGACGGATCCACTCCCGAGGTCATCGAGGTCGTCCGTTCGGCCACCTTCCTTTTCGCCGCCGGGCAGGAGACCACGGCCAAGCTGCTCAGTGCCGCCCTGCAAGCCCTGGGCGACCGGCCCGAAATCCAGCAACAGATCCGTGAAGACCGCAGCCTGATCCCCGCGTTCATCGAGGAATCGTTGCGCATGGAAAGCCCGGTTAAGAGCGACTCGCGACTTGCCCTGCGCGACACCAACATCGGTGGCGTCGACATCCCCGCCGGCACTGTGGTGATGATCCTGCCGGGCGCGGCCAATCGCGATCCGCGCCGGTTCGAGAACCCGCACGAGTTCGACTTGCGCCGCAAGAACGTTCGCGAGCACATGGCGTTTGCCCGCGGCGTGCACTCCTGCCCGGGCGGACCGCTCGCCCGCGTGGAAGGCAGGGTCTCGATCGAACGCATCCTGGACCGGATGCCGCACATCGAGATCAACGAAGCCCATCACGGGCCGGCCGCCGAGCGTCGTTACAGCTACGAGCCGACGTACATCCTGCGGGGCTTGAGCGAACTGCACCTGTCGTTCACGACCGCAGAGGCGGCGCACCCGTGGCCTGAACCACTCCTTCGCGCGTACTACGCGAGCCGCATCCCGACGAAATAG
- a CDS encoding TetR/AcrR family transcriptional regulator yields MTSARRIGAPDAKNRGLLLDAAEQLMIEEGYAAVTSRRLANKAGLKPQLVHYYFRTMEELFLEVFRRRGEEALEAHAQLMQSPQPLWAVWRFGTDPAFTRISMEFMALANHRKEMRAEIAYYAERFREEQRQAVTTALQKYGVDREEMPPVVVAVLMSSLSRFLVLENAVGISAGHAETIELVESHLRRLEGEPQPIPGIPETWVVHQLRSEQSTPLSPSLDTTTTPSTARTQ; encoded by the coding sequence ATGACATCGGCCCGCAGGATCGGGGCGCCGGACGCCAAGAACCGCGGTCTGCTGCTCGACGCGGCCGAACAACTGATGATCGAAGAGGGTTACGCCGCCGTCACCTCGCGGCGCCTCGCGAACAAAGCCGGGCTGAAACCTCAGCTGGTGCACTATTACTTCCGCACCATGGAGGAGTTATTCCTCGAGGTCTTCCGGCGCCGCGGTGAAGAAGCGCTCGAGGCGCACGCACAGCTGATGCAGTCACCCCAGCCGCTGTGGGCGGTGTGGCGATTCGGCACCGACCCCGCATTCACGCGTATTTCAATGGAATTCATGGCGCTGGCCAATCACCGCAAGGAGATGCGGGCCGAAATCGCCTACTACGCCGAGCGTTTCCGCGAAGAGCAACGGCAAGCGGTGACCACTGCGTTGCAGAAGTATGGCGTGGACCGCGAAGAGATGCCGCCGGTGGTGGTTGCCGTGCTCATGTCCAGCTTGTCGAGATTCCTGGTGCTCGAAAACGCGGTGGGCATTTCCGCCGGTCACGCCGAGACCATCGAATTAGTCGAAAGTCACCTGCGTCGGCTCGAAGGCGAGCCGCAGCCGATTCCGGGAATACCCGAAACCTGGGTGGTTCACCAGTTGCGCAGCGAACAGAGCACGCCTTTGAGCCCGTCCTTGGATACGACGACAACGCCATCCACCGCCAGAACACAGTGA
- a CDS encoding enoyl-CoA hydratase/isomerase family protein: MLDLELDNGLAVLTIDRPHARNAIALDTMDQLEKALDAAAGAQALVIRGAGDKAFVSGGDLKELSALRTMAEATAMAKRMRSICDQLASFPAPVIAALNGHAYGGGAEVAVAADIRVAASDIKIAFNQVTLEIMPAWGGAERLAALVGKSRALLLAGSGKTVDAAEAERIGLVDVVLPRASFEQGWRSIAASLANQPATEIKRVINGVSPDEAIASFARLWVADAHWQAAERVVNRNAKARPAAGGTT; encoded by the coding sequence ATGCTGGACTTGGAGCTCGACAACGGGCTTGCGGTGCTCACCATCGACCGCCCGCACGCACGCAACGCGATCGCGCTCGACACCATGGACCAGCTGGAGAAGGCGCTCGATGCCGCGGCCGGTGCCCAGGCCCTGGTGATCAGGGGTGCCGGCGACAAGGCTTTCGTCTCCGGCGGTGACCTCAAGGAGCTCAGCGCCCTGCGGACCATGGCGGAAGCCACCGCGATGGCAAAGCGGATGCGGTCCATCTGCGACCAGCTGGCGAGCTTCCCGGCTCCGGTGATCGCCGCGCTCAACGGGCATGCCTACGGCGGTGGCGCCGAAGTAGCCGTTGCTGCCGACATCCGGGTTGCCGCAAGCGACATCAAGATCGCGTTCAATCAGGTGACGCTGGAAATCATGCCGGCCTGGGGTGGTGCCGAGAGACTGGCCGCTCTCGTCGGAAAGAGCAGAGCACTGCTTCTCGCGGGCAGTGGAAAGACGGTCGACGCCGCCGAGGCCGAGCGCATCGGGTTGGTGGACGTGGTGTTGCCGCGCGCCTCGTTCGAGCAGGGCTGGCGTTCGATCGCCGCCTCCCTGGCCAATCAACCGGCCACCGAGATAAAACGAGTAATCAACGGCGTTTCGCCTGATGAGGCGATAGCATCCTTTGCACGTTTGTGGGTTGCCGACGCGCACTGGCAGGCCGCAGAGCGGGTAGTGAACCGAAACGCCAAGGCGCGACCGGCCGCCGGAGGAACGACATGA
- a CDS encoding lipoprotein LpqH, whose translation MQDRIVVAAAAVLAVAGLGACTSRPAAQISSSASVTVNGDDASFHVVQCGQVQWTRTIDIGGKFAGAKIIIDEGAQPPSAESVRIQNLGGFTGAYARGDGPRADMSMSGDKFTITGTANGFKADKPNEAASATFKIIVTC comes from the coding sequence GTGCAGGACAGAATCGTCGTGGCGGCCGCCGCGGTGCTCGCTGTAGCCGGCCTCGGGGCGTGCACGTCGCGACCAGCCGCGCAAATCTCTAGCTCGGCATCGGTCACGGTCAACGGTGATGACGCGAGTTTCCACGTCGTGCAATGCGGTCAAGTGCAGTGGACCCGCACGATCGACATCGGTGGCAAGTTTGCCGGGGCCAAGATCATCATCGACGAGGGGGCGCAACCGCCGTCTGCCGAGTCGGTGCGCATCCAAAATCTGGGTGGGTTCACCGGAGCGTACGCCCGGGGTGACGGCCCCCGTGCCGACATGAGCATGTCAGGGGACAAGTTCACGATCACTGGCACTGCCAACGGTTTCAAGGCCGACAAGCCGAATGAAGCGGCTTCGGCGACTTTCAAGATCATCGTGACCTGCTGA
- a CDS encoding amidohydrolase family protein, translating to MGQLSHREDVPFPIFDADNHLYEPPEALTKFLPKEYKDFVQYVQVNGRTKIAIRGQISNYIPNPTFEVVARPGAWEEYFKYGNPDGKSKRELFGEPMRAIPAFFEPGPRLEVMNELGLDRTLMFPTLASLIEERLRDDPLAIHVLVHALNQWLDEVWGFNYQNRIFTTPVITLPIVEKAIEELEWAVKRGARCILVRPAPVPGFRGPRSFALPEFDPFWERVVEHDVLVGMHSSDSGYSRYTSEWDGADQEMLPFQTNAMGILNEWRPIQDSVGSWVIHGALYRHPKLKVAIVEAGSKWMTPLLDGLAEVFRKAPEAFPSDPVEMVKNRIHVSPFFEDGIDELVNLVGVDQVLYGSDWPHPEGLAEPTFYVNALSHLSVDDQAKIMGGNLSRLITV from the coding sequence ATGGGCCAGTTGTCGCACCGGGAAGACGTCCCGTTTCCAATCTTTGACGCAGATAATCACCTCTATGAGCCGCCGGAGGCGCTGACCAAGTTCCTGCCCAAGGAGTACAAGGACTTCGTCCAGTACGTGCAAGTCAACGGGAGGACGAAGATCGCGATCCGCGGCCAGATCAGCAACTACATTCCCAACCCGACCTTTGAGGTCGTTGCCCGGCCGGGCGCCTGGGAGGAGTACTTCAAGTACGGCAACCCGGACGGCAAGAGCAAGCGCGAGCTGTTCGGTGAGCCGATGCGGGCGATCCCGGCGTTCTTCGAGCCCGGCCCGCGCCTCGAGGTGATGAACGAGTTGGGGCTCGACCGCACCCTGATGTTCCCGACGCTGGCGAGCCTGATCGAGGAGCGGCTGCGCGACGACCCGCTCGCCATTCACGTCCTGGTCCATGCGCTGAACCAGTGGCTCGATGAGGTCTGGGGCTTCAACTACCAGAACCGGATCTTCACCACCCCGGTGATCACGCTGCCGATCGTGGAGAAGGCGATCGAGGAACTGGAGTGGGCGGTCAAGCGTGGTGCGCGCTGCATCCTGGTCCGCCCGGCGCCGGTCCCCGGCTTCCGTGGCCCCCGGTCGTTCGCGCTGCCCGAGTTTGACCCGTTCTGGGAGCGGGTTGTCGAACACGACGTGCTGGTCGGCATGCACTCCAGCGACAGCGGCTACTCCCGGTACACCTCCGAATGGGATGGTGCCGACCAGGAAATGCTGCCGTTCCAGACCAACGCGATGGGCATCCTCAACGAGTGGCGGCCGATCCAGGACTCGGTGGGGTCGTGGGTAATCCACGGCGCGCTCTACCGCCACCCCAAGCTGAAGGTCGCGATCGTCGAGGCCGGTTCGAAGTGGATGACCCCGCTGCTGGACGGCCTGGCCGAGGTCTTCCGGAAGGCCCCGGAAGCCTTCCCGAGCGACCCGGTCGAGATGGTCAAGAACCGCATCCACGTCAGCCCGTTCTTCGAAGACGGCATCGACGAGCTGGTCAACCTCGTCGGTGTGGACCAGGTGCTGTACGGCTCGGACTGGCCGCACCCCGAAGGGCTGGCGGAGCCGACCTTCTACGTCAACGCGCTGTCGCATCTGTCCGTCGACGACCAGGCAAAGATCATGGGCGGCAACCTGTCCCGACTCATCACGGTGTGA
- a CDS encoding FadD3 family acyl-CoA ligase produces MTGQSNWQTIPEMVLSAADRFGDAEAVVDGPLRFTFTEIVDRIRCAAGAFAELGVDKGDRVAVWAPNSAEWIVAAFGLLTAGGVLVPVNTRFKTEEAGDIIARSGVKAVLVQKGFLGQDYTAPAGTPVIDLKSDFLSSGSPFERPVNGDDVSDIIFTSGTTGRPKGAMMHHLQTLRMYQEWATLADLRRGDRYLQINPYFHTFGLKAGLVTSFLRGATMLPVAVFDVDTVVELIERERITMLPGPPTLYHSLLTVPDKSRLATLRAGVTGAADIPVELVRRIHDELPFQTLMTGYGLTEAGNVTLSRPGDSFEDVATTAGLPCDGVEVRIADDGEVLVRGYGVMQGYLDDPAATAEAIDPDGWLHTGDLGNFDDAGRLRVIGRKKDMYIVGGFNAYPAEIEGFLMKHPAVAQAAVIGVPDERLGQVGKAFVVPKGAVAADELIDWCRERMAGFKVPRTVEFLEALPLNATGKVIKDCLR; encoded by the coding sequence GTGACAGGACAGTCGAACTGGCAGACCATCCCCGAGATGGTCTTGAGCGCGGCGGATCGCTTCGGTGATGCGGAAGCAGTTGTCGACGGTCCGCTGCGTTTCACGTTCACTGAAATAGTCGACCGAATCCGTTGCGCAGCAGGCGCATTCGCGGAGCTCGGCGTTGACAAGGGTGACCGGGTCGCCGTCTGGGCACCCAACTCCGCGGAGTGGATCGTCGCGGCGTTCGGGCTGCTCACCGCGGGCGGCGTATTGGTGCCGGTCAACACGCGGTTCAAGACGGAAGAAGCGGGCGACATCATCGCCCGCAGCGGCGTGAAGGCGGTCCTGGTCCAGAAGGGATTTCTGGGCCAGGACTACACCGCACCCGCGGGGACGCCGGTCATCGACCTGAAGTCCGACTTCCTTTCCAGCGGTTCGCCGTTCGAGCGGCCGGTGAACGGCGACGACGTCTCGGACATCATCTTCACTTCGGGCACGACTGGGCGCCCGAAGGGCGCGATGATGCATCACCTGCAAACGTTGCGGATGTACCAGGAGTGGGCGACGCTCGCCGATCTGCGTCGAGGCGACCGCTACTTGCAGATCAATCCGTACTTTCACACGTTCGGTCTGAAGGCTGGGCTCGTCACGTCTTTCCTGCGCGGCGCGACGATGCTGCCGGTCGCCGTGTTCGACGTAGACACCGTCGTGGAGTTGATTGAGCGCGAGCGCATTACGATGCTGCCCGGCCCGCCGACGCTCTACCACTCGTTGCTGACGGTCCCCGACAAGTCCAGGCTTGCCACGTTGCGTGCCGGCGTGACCGGCGCCGCCGACATCCCCGTCGAGCTGGTCCGGCGCATCCATGACGAGCTGCCGTTCCAGACGTTGATGACCGGGTACGGGCTCACCGAGGCGGGCAACGTGACCTTGTCACGCCCCGGCGACTCCTTCGAGGATGTCGCGACCACCGCCGGGCTGCCGTGCGACGGCGTCGAGGTGCGCATCGCCGACGACGGCGAGGTGCTGGTCCGCGGCTACGGCGTCATGCAGGGCTACCTGGACGACCCGGCGGCCACTGCCGAGGCGATCGACCCCGACGGCTGGCTGCACACCGGCGACTTGGGCAACTTCGACGACGCCGGCCGGCTGCGCGTCATCGGACGCAAAAAGGACATGTACATCGTCGGCGGGTTCAACGCGTATCCGGCCGAGATCGAGGGCTTCCTGATGAAGCACCCGGCGGTCGCGCAGGCGGCGGTCATCGGGGTACCCGACGAGCGGCTCGGTCAGGTCGGCAAGGCGTTCGTCGTCCCGAAAGGCGCAGTGGCCGCCGACGAATTGATCGACTGGTGCCGTGAGCGGATGGCCGGATTCAAGGTGCCGCGCACGGTCGAGTTTCTCGAGGCGTTGCCCCTCAACGCCACCGGCAAGGTCATCAAGGACTGCCTGCGTTAG